The Candidatus Aminicenantes bacterium genome includes the window GGCGGCTCCCTCGGTCCGGATCGTTCGCCTGCCGGATCCGACCCCCGAGCAGGCCGCAATCCTCCGCGGCTGGCTCGGACGATAGCCCGGGCGACCGAGCGGGCACGGACGACTGCCATTCAGAAAAGCTCTTATGCTTGGGCGAGGAGTGTGGGGTTGAGCGCCGATGCGGAAATTTCGCTGCGTTGTCTCGATTTTCGAGGGCAGCCGGCCCGGAAAGAGGCCGGCCGGCGAGGATGTTTGAGTGTCCCGGGCCAAATCCGTAAGATCGAGCACGGGACGCGAGTTCCGAGCCGCCGAGAAAACCGAGCCGAAACGGCGCAAAAATTTCCGCCAGAGCGAATCCCCATACTCCGAGCCCGTTTGATTTGGGTTTCCCCTTTGGAGTATCATTTCCACGATTCGAGCCGACCCATCACGTCCTAAGGTGACCCATGACCCAAGATTTTGCCGACATCGACTTGCCCGGCTTGCCCCTCTTCAAGAAGGGCAAGGTGCGGAACGTCTATGAGGTTGGCGAGAACCTGCTCATCGTCGCCACGGACCGCATCTCGGCCTTCGACTATGTCCTGCCCTCGATCATCCCGTTTAAGGGCGCGGTCCTGACCCAGCTCTCCGCGTTCTGGTTCGACTATACCTCGCTCATCGTCGAGAACCATGTCGTTACGGCCGACGCGGCCGCTTTTCCCGCCGTCCTGCAGCCGCACCGGGCCGTCCTGGACAAGCGCTCGATGCTGGTCCGCAAGACCAAAGCCCTGCCGATCGAGTGCGTCGTGCGCGGCTACCTGGCCGGCTCCGGCTGGAAGGAATATAAAAAATCCGGCCGAGTCTGCGGCCTCAAGCTACCGGCCGGCCTGCGCGAGTCCGACCGCCTGGAAGAGCCGATCTTTACTCCCTCGACCAAGGCCGACCAGGGCCATGACGAGAACATCTCCTTCAAGGAGATGGAGCGGACCGTCGGTTCGGCCCTGGCCAAGAAGGTTCGCAAGACCAGCCTGGACCTTTTCCAGAAGGCCTCTCTGCACGGCCTGTCCAAGGGCATCATCATCGCCGACACCAAGTTCGAGTTCGGGCTGGACGGCGACGACCTGATCCTGATCGACGAGATCTTCACCCCCGATTCCTCGCGCTTCTGGCCGCTGGCCTCCTACGAGCCCGGCAAGGGCCAGCCCAGCCTGGACAAGCAGTTCGTCCGCGACTACCTGGAGACCACCGGTTGGGACAAGCAATCCGAGCCGCCGGCCCTGCCCCCAGCCATCATCGCCAGAACATCCGAAAAATATCTCGAGATCTTCCGCCTGCTGACCGGGAAAGCCGAACTCTAAAGTGAAGCCCGGCTTCGTCGACTTCCACATCCACTCGACCTTCTCCAGCGACGGCGAATTTACGACCGCCCAAATCGTCGCGATGGCCCGGGCCGCGGGCTTCGTGGCCGTCTCGTTCGCCGATCACGACACCGTGGCCGCATATCCCGAAGCGATCGCGCTGGGCCGGGCGGTCGCCGTCGAAGTCATCCCCGGCATGGAAGTCACGACGACATACGAGGGCCGCGAGTTTCACTGCCTCCTGCCGCTCCTCGATTGGAGCCACCCGGCCGTGGCTCGCATCTCGGCCGCCGTCAGCGACGGCCGCTGGATCGAGGCCCGCGAGCGGGTCGACCATCTGCGGCGGCTGGGCCTCGACTTGACCTGGGAGGAGGTCGCGGCCGCCGTCGGCGCGACTCCGCCGCTGGGAGTCAAGATCGCTCAGGTCCTTTTGGACAAGCCGGAATCCCGGCGCGATCCGCGGCTTGCGGTTTACTACGACGAATCCGGCCGCCCCCGAGCCCCGAAATACTTCTACATCGACTACTTCATGGAGGGGAAGCCGGCGTTCGTCCCCAAGCGCCATATCCCGCTTCTCGACGTGCTCGATCAGGCGCCGGCTTCGGGCGCCGTTCCGGTGCTCTCCCATCCCGGCGCCTATTTCCAGAACACGACTCGGGCCGACCTGGCCAAGCTCCGCGCCCGCGGGCTGGAAGGCTTGGAGGTCTTCACCTCGTACCACGACCAGGCCCAGACCCGCTTCTACGCCGACGCGGCCCGCGACTTCGGACTGGTGGCGACCGCCGGCTCGGACTTCCACGGCCGGGTCAAGCCGCAGGTGCCCTTCGGCTTGATTCGCGACGGACATTATGGAATGATAAACGAACTGCGAACGAGGAGGAGGGCCGATCATGCCGTTTAACTGGTTGGACATCGCGCTGGCGGGAATCGTTCTGCTGGCGGTCGTCATCGGATTGGTCAAGGGATTCGTCCGTGAGCTGGTCGGGCTGATCGTCATCATCCTAGGGATCGTGATCGCCGCGCGCTTCTACGGCCCGGTGGCCTCCTTCGCCGCGAAGTTCATCAAGAACCCGACCGCGGCCAGCTTCGTCGGATTCCTGCTGGTCTTCCTGGCCGTCCTCATCGCCGGCGGCTTCGTGGCCGGGATGATCGCCAAGGCGACCAAGGGCTCTCTCGGCTTCGTCAACCACATCCTCGGCGGCCTCATCGGCTGCCTCGAGGGCGTGCTCGTGGCCGGGGCCGTCGTCTTTGCGCTGCTGGCGTTCCCAGTCAATAAAAGCGCCCTGATGGGGTCTAAGATGGCTCCCCTTGTCTACCAAGTCACCAAGACCGTCGTCCAGTTCATCCCGCAAGAGCTCAAGGACCAGATCAAGAGCGCTTACGAGAACATTTCCGCCGGCGGGGTCGACCATGGACAAAAAATTTAAAGAGCTCAACATCCATCAGAAGATGGAGCTCCTGATCGAGGATATGGTCGAGAAGGGGGTCCGCTTCCGGGACGCCGAGAGGGAGTTCCAAAAGCTCTATCTCGAGGCGTCCTTGAAGAAGCACGACGGAAACAAATCCGAGATGGCCAAAGCTCTCGGATTGCATCGAAATACCCTCCACAACAGGGCCAAATCACTTAAGATCAAGAAATTTTAGCAGTCGACGCTCAGGTCTGCTAATTTTTGCGTTTTTCCCCTTGACAATGGCTCTTGTTTTCGTTATATTGGCACCAGTCTATCAAGACTGCTAAATTCCCAATTTTGGAGGAGGTTTTCATGAAGATTTCCCCGTTATATGACCGGGTCCTGGTCAAGAGGATCGAGGAACAGGAAGTCCGGCGCAGCGGCATTATCATCCCGGACACCGCCAAGGAAAAGCCCCAGCAGGCCGAGATCATCGCGGCCGGCAAGGGCAAGGTCAACGAAGACGGCAAGGTTGTCCCGTTGGAAGTCAAGAAGGGCGACAAGGTCCTGATCGGCAAGTACAGCGGCACCGAAGTCATGATCGAAGGCGTCGAGCATCTCATCCTCCGCGAGGAAGAGATCCTGGCCATCGTCACCTAAGACCCCGGAATACATAAGGAGACATATCAATGGCTAAACAAATTCTTTTAGGCGATGACGCCCGGCACCACCTTCTCAAAGGCGTCAACGTTTTGAGCAACCTGGTCAAGGCCACTCTCGGCCCCCGCGGCAAGAACGTGGTCATCGACAAGAAGTTCGGCTCCCCCACCAGCACCAAGGACGGCGTCACGGTGGCCAAGGAAGTCGAGCTCAAGGACCACCTCGAGAACATGGGCGCCCAGCTGGTCAAGGAAGTGGCCTCCAAGACGTCGGACGTCGCCGGCGACGGCACGACCACGGCCACGGTCCTGGCCCAGATCATCTATTCCGAAGGCCTCCGCTACGTCACGGCCGGCTCCAACCCGACCATGATCAAGAAGGGCATCGACAAGGCCGTTGAGATCGTCGTCAGCGACCTCAAGAAGCTCAGCCGCGAAGTCAGCGGCGAGATGATCGCCCAGGTCGGCGCCATCTCGGCCAACAACGACGCGAGCATCGGCAAGATCATCGCCGAGGCCATGGCCAAGGTCGGCAAGGACGGCGTCATCACCGTCGAGGAAGCCAAGGGCATGGAGACGAACCTGGACATCGTCGAGGGCATGCAGTTCGACCGCGGCTACCTCTCGCCCTACTTCATCACCGATCCCGACCGGATGGAATGCGTCCTGGAGAACCCGCTGATCCTCCTGCACGAGAAGAAGATCAGCAACCTGCGCGAATTCCTCCCGCTGCTCGAGAACGTGGCCCGGATGGGCAAGCCGCTCGTCGTCGTGGCCGAAGAGGTCGAGGGCGAGGCCCTGGCCACCCTGGTCGTCAATAAAATCAAGGGCACCTTCATTTGCGCCGCGGTCAAGGCCCCCGGGTTCGGCGATCGCCGCAAGGCCATGCTGGAAGACATCGCCATTCTGACCGGCGGCAAGGTCATCACCGAGGACATCGGCGTCAAGCTCGAGAACGTCGGGATGGACTGGCTGGGCGAGGCCAAGAAGGTCGTCATCGACAAGGACAACACCACCATCGTCGAAGGCAAGGGCAAGGGCACCGACATCCAGGCCCGGATCAAGCAGATCCGGACTCAGATCGACGACACCACCTCCGACTACGACCGCGAGAAGCTGCAGGAGCGGCTGGCCAAGATGGTCGGCGGCGTCGCGCTGATCAAGGTCGGCGCGGCCACCGAGACCGAGCTCAAGGAAAAGAAGGCCCGGGTCGAGGACGCCATGCACGCCACCAAGGCGGCCGTCGAGGAGGGCATCGTGCCCGGCGGCGGTGTCGCTCTACTCCGGTCCCAGAAGTCGCTCGAGGGCCTCAAGCTCGAGGGCGATATGAAGATCGGCGCCGACATCATCCGCCGCGCGCTCGAAGAGCCCCTCCGGACGATCGCCAACAACGCCGGACTCGAGGGCTCGATCGTGGTCGAAAAGGTCCGCGAGCAGAAGCAGGACGTCGGCTTCAACGCTCTGGCCGAGCGGTACGAGGACATGATCAAGGCCGGCATCCTGGATCCGACCAAGGTCGTCCGGATCGCCCTGCAGAATGCGGCCTCGATCGCCGGGCTGATGCTGACCACCGAGGGCCTCATCACCGAACTGCCCGACGATGACAAGAAGGGCGGCGGCTATCCGATGCCTCCCGGCGGCGGCGGCGATATGTATTAAGCGCTTAAGCGCTAATCCGGGTTATCCAGCCCCCATTCTCCTTCGGGAGGATGGGGGCTTTTTTTGTTCTTCTCCCGATTCCGGGAAACAGCAGCGGTTCGGGGTGTCGGCCAACGGCGAAACCGCGCGGGTTCCGGCTTTTTACGCCTCTCCGCGAGGGTAGCCAGCGGCCGCCGAGGGCTGTTTGAGCACGCGACCATCTGTCGAAGTCGAATCGGAGTGGGCTGTCTCCAAGACCGAGAGATCTCGAATGCGGAGTTCCGAGGCGCCGAGCGGATTGGCGTAAAAAGGAGTGGTGAACCCGCGCCGCCGGGACGACACTCCGGACCGCGTTTCCCGGAATCGGGAGATGTGTCTTTTTTGGCGTCACCCCGGGGGACCGTTTGACCGCGTCTCCCCATTCCGGTATCTTGGACTCGGCATGTTTCCCCGATCATTCGACCGCTATGTCCTGCGCGAGGTGACGACGCCGTTTTTCGTCGGCCTGGGCGTCTACAGCTTCGCCCTGCTGATGAATCAGCTCCTGCTTTACCCGGAGCTCTTCATCGCCCGCGGCGTGCCGCTGGGGACAACCCTGCGCCTCCTCGTCGACATCATCCCCGGCGTTCTGGCCTTTACCGTCCCGATGTCCGTGCTGATGGGTGTCCTGGCCGGGTTGAGCCGGCTGTCCTCCGATTCCGAGATCACCGCCTTCAAATCGCTGGGCGTCAGCCATGGCCGGCTGCTGGCTCCGCTCCTTCTCTTCGGGCTGGCCGGCTGGGCTGCGACCTCCTACCTGACTTTGCAGGCCGCGCCGGCCGCCAACTACCGCTTCCAGCAGACCTTCGCCGCGGCCCTGGCCCAGCGGGCCGAGACCCAGGTGGCGCCGCGCATCTTCAACGAGCCGATCCCGGGCCTGACCATCTTCTACCGGGACACCGACCCGTCCGGGGCCTGGTCTGATGTCTTTATCGCCTCTGGAGAATCGCGCATGGAGCCTCGCATCACCATGGCCCGGAAAGGCCGGCTCAGCGTGTCGCCGGAATCCCGGCGGGCCGTCCTCCGGCTGTCCGACGTCGTCCAACACGACGTCGTCCTGGACGAGCCCGATCGCTATCCCATGACCCTCTCCGGCGAAGTGGAGGAGGAGCTGGACGGCGAGAAGCTCTTCGGCAGCTACACCGCAATCAAACGGGAGCGGGAGAAGACGATCGGCGAGCTCAGAGTCAGCCGGCGTGAAGCCGAGGCCAGGCTGGCCGAGGCAATCCGGGAAGGGGAGGCTCTGCGCGCGGGCGTCGGCCGCGACGCCGACGCCAAGCGGGCCGGCAACGCCATGACCCGGCTGGCCGCGGCGGAGGACGTCCGCCGGCACGCGGTCGAAATCCACAAGAAATTCTCGCTGCCCTTCGCCTGCTGGGTCTTCGTCTTTCTCGGCCTGCCGCTGGGGGTTTCCACACGCAAGGGCGGCCGGACCAGCGGGTTCACGCTCAGCATCGTCATCATTTTCCTTTACTATGTCATGATCACGGCCGGTGAGAACCTGGCCATCAAGGGCCGGGTGGCGCCCTGGCTGGGGATGTGGGGGGCCGATATCGTCTTTGCGGTTCTGGGGGCCTGGCTGTTCTTGACGTCGTCGCGGGAGATCCCGTTCCTGGCCGGCCGGGCCCGCCGGCGTAGGCCGGCCGGAACGCCCGGGGCGGCCGCGGGGACTGCGGCCGTCTCCGCCGCGCCGACGGCCCGTCTCCGGCGGAGCCTGCCGCTGCTCCGCACGCTCGACCGCTACATCCTCCGCAAATACTTGTTCATCGCTGGCCTGGCCTTCGCCAGCCTGTTGGCCGTCTCGGCCATCGTCACCTTCTTCGAGCAGATCGACAACCTCTACGAGCATTCCAAACCGATGGGACTTCTCCTGTCCTATGTGGCCTCCCGGATGCCCGAGTTCATCCATATCGGCCTTCCGGTGCTGGCCCTGACGGCCACCCTGCTGACATTCGGGCTGTTGACCAAGACCAACGAGCTGACCGCGATGAAAGCCTGCGGCGTCAGCGTCTACCGGGCCGTGGCGCCGGCCCTGGCCATGTCCCTGCTGGCCGGCCTGCTGTCCTTTTATCTCCAGGAGCGGATTCTGCCCGGATCCAACCGCAAGGCCCAGGAAGCGTGGAACGAGCTTAACGACGTCCCGGCCCGGACCATCACCGTCTTCAACCGACGCTGGGTGGCCAACAAGGCCCGCGACCGTTTCTACCATTATCAATACTTCGACCCGGACAAGGCGGCTTGGAGCGAGATCCAGATGTTCGACCTCGACGTCGAGCGTTGGACGATCAAGCGGCGAATCTTCGCCAAGAAGGCTGAGCTGCGCGGAGGGGAGATCGTTCTGCGCGACGGCTGGATCCGCGAGTTCCGCGATGCCGGGCAAAGTTCCTACGACCGCTTCAAGGAGCGGGAGATCCCCTTGCTCGACGACAAGAGCCTCTTTTTCGCCGAGACTAAGGCGCCCGCGCAGATGACCTACGGCGAGCTCCGCGACCATGTCCGCGAGATCAAGGGCCTCGGGTTCGACGCGCGCCGCCTTCAGGTGGACCTGGCCGTCAAGCTGGCCTTTCCCTGGGTGGCACTGGTCATGACGCTGCTCGGCCTGCCCTTCGCCTTCGCCATGGGCAAGCGGGGCGCGCTGGTGGGCATCGCCGCCAGCCTGGGCATCGCCGTCGTTTATTGGGTCATGCTGGGGGTCTTCCGGAGCCTGGGTTATGTCGGCATCCTCAACGCGCCGCTTGCGGGCTGGGGGCCGAACATTGTTTTCGGGCTGTTGGGCGGGTGGCTGTTTCTAAGGGTGAGGACTTAAGCCTTACCAACTTCCGGTCTTTTTTCTTTAGTTTTTGAACATTAGATGCGTTGCTGAGTCGCCTCGCTGTTTTGTGACGATCCGCGCGATAGCGCCTCGGAAAACTCTTTAGCTTGAGCGAGGGGTATGGGGAGCAAAACCAATCGGCGAGGAAGCGGGCATGGTTCCCTGCCCTTGGCAGGGAGAGCGACCGAGCCGGCGGAGCGAACGCCCTCGCTGGGGGCGTGAGCGTGTTTTGCTCCCCATCCCCGAGCGATTACATTTTGTATTTGCCCAGCTCCGTCGGCCCCAATTGCTCCATCCAGCGGAGCAGGGCTTCCGCGCCCTGGCTCGATTCGTCACGCTGGGCGGCCAGGCTTTTCTCGACCACGTCGGCGTCGACGAAGATGGGCGAAGCCGTCCGCAGGGCCAAAGCGATGGCGTCGGATGGCCGGGCGTCGAAGACGAGCGCTTCTTCTCCGGAACGGCAATGGATGGAGGCGAAATAGGTGCTGTTGCGGACCTCGGTCACGACCACCCGGTCGACTTCGATGTCCAGCCGGTTGAGGAAGGCCTTGAGCAGATCGTGCGTCATCGGCCGGGGCGTGGGGACATTTTCGATGATCAGGGCGATAGCGTTGGCTTCGAAGGCCCCGATCCAGATAGGCATGACCTTCCCACCCGACTCGTCCTCCAGCAGGACGATGGGCATATGCGAGGTCGGGTCGAGAACCAACCCCCTGATTTTCATCCGAATTTCCATGCTTTGATGTCCTAACCCAGGGCAAATCAAATATATCACGATGAATATAGATTCCGGGTTGTGATATGTCAAGGACGTGATAAATCCAAATAATTGGATTTTATCCATAATTATGGATTATTAGCTGATGCCAAGGGCTCGTAAAACCAATTTATATAGTTGATTATAATGTAATTGAGATATGTCGACCATTGGCATGATTATTGCTTAGTAAATGGCCGTAAGGTATCTATATTTCTATGTCAAAACACACTACAAATGAGGAGGTGAGAATCACACTAGGCAGATGCCATCATCTGCAAGGCTGGAGCCGGTGCTCAGTACCGCTCCCGGGTTTCGCCAAGCCTGCCTTGGGAACAAGGACTCATGGCCGGCTTCATCCCGGAATCGCCTGAACAAAGGGATTCATGGGACAAAAGGAGTTTAACGCAAGCATGAAAAAGATCCTGTATTCCTTGCTCGCGGTTCTGCTCCTCGTCGGGTTTATGTCCGCACAGGCCCCGACCGGCAAGATCGTCGGAAAAGTGAAAGACGATCAAGGCGCTCCTCTCCCCGGTGTTTCCATCGTCGCAGAGAGCTCCAAGCTGGTCGGCACGGCCGCCGCGGTCTCCGACGAGACGGGCGCGTACCGCCTCTTCTCCCTGCCCTCCGGCACGTACACCGTCACTTTTACCCTGCAAGGGTTCAAGTCGATCAAGCGTGAGGGCGTCATCCTGCAGCTCGAGCAGACCATCACCCTCGACATCGTGCTGACCCAAAGCACCCTGGCCGAGGAGATCACGGTCGTCGGGCAAAGCCCCCTGATCGACGTCAAGAGCACCACCAAGGGCTCGACGATGACCAAGGAAACCTTCATGCAGCTGCCCCGGAACCGCGATTTCACGGGCCTCTTGGCCACGGTTCCCGGCGTTCAGTATGAAGGCAACCAGGGCGGCTTGTCGGTCGACGGCGCCTCGGGCACCGAGAACATGTGGTACGTTGACGGCACCAACGTCAACAACATGCGCATCGGGACCCAGTCGCAGAGCATCGTCATGGAGCAGCTGGAGGAAGTCAAGGTTACGGCTTCCGGCTACAACGCCGAATTCGGCGGCTCGATGGGCGGTGTGGTCAACGTCATCAGCCGTTCGGGCGGCAACGAGTTCCACGGCGACGTGTTCGGTTATTACAATAACCAGAAGCTGTGGATGGTGGGCAAGGTTCGCGACGGCCTGCGCCAGAGCCCCTACGCCACCTCGCCGTATGATGCCAGCGACTACGAATACTACAACCAGGACGACCTGTATTTCAACGGCGGCAAGACCCGCGACGACTACCAGCGGTTCGAAGGCGTCTTCAACCTCAGCGGCTTCATCTTCAAGGACAAGCTGTGGTTCTTCGGGTCGTTCAACCCGGTTTACTACCGCACCTATGCCGACCGGTTCTTCACCGTTGACCCCATCGGTGGAGCCATGGCCCCGAAGATTCCGGGCGACACGAACTTGGACCCCCGCCAGGGCCGCGTTACGTACAATTTCTACAACAAGAACAACAACTGGAACTGGCAGGCCAAATTGACGGCCGCCCCGATCAAGGGCATGCGCATGTCGGTCAGCGCGGTCAGCAACTTCTACAAGTACCGCGGCAGCATCCCCGGCCTCACCGGCACGTCGACCAAGTATTACTCCTACCGGCCGGATTGGAACCCCATCAACCCGTCCACGGGCCTGGGCCTTCTGACCGCCGGCAAGCAGCCCGGCTTTGATTATCCCAACCTGTCGGGCAACGCCAACGTCGACTACACCGTCAGCAACAACTTCCTGGTCAGCGCCCGGTTCGGCTATTTCCGGACCAACACGACCAACCAGCAGTTGTTCGTTCCCGGCACGTACTACGCATTCACCAACTCCAACACGGGTTATGCGGAGATTCCGGATAATCTCAAGCATAACAGCGGCTGGAGCAACGGCGCCGGCACGACGGTCACCAAGAAGTACATCAACGACCGCATGAGCGTGAACCTGGATTTGACGTACTACCTCAACCTGGCCGGTGAGCACGCTTGGAAGGCGGGCTTCCAGTACATCCGGCTGCACGAGGACGTCGACTCCGGTCCCGTCGCGCCCCTGGTCGCCCTGGTTTGGGGTTCCAACTACGTTATGCCCGACGGCACCAACGTCATGGGCACGTACGGCAACTACCAGATCCGGAACGACTTCAAGTCTCCCTACGGCTCGAACTTCAACGTCGCCAGCAACAACTGGGCCATGTACCTCCAGGATTCCTGGACCATCGGCCAGCGGCTGACCTTGAACTTCGGCATCCGGACGGAGAGCGAGTACATTCCCTCCCTGGCCACCAACGATCCGCAGTATGCCGATTACAAGCCCATCCAATTCTCCTTCGCCCAGAAGCTCGCCCCCCGCGTCGGCCTCGTTTATGACGTGTTCGGCGACTCCAGCTTGAAGGTGTTCGGAAGCTTCGGCATCTACTACGACGTCATGAAGCTGTACATGGCCGAAGGCGCCTACGGCGGCTTCAAGTGGTGGACCTCTTACTACACCTTCAACGACTATGATTACACCAAGATCGCCGCTTCCGGCGATATCACCAACGCTGCCGACCAGGCCGCTTGCGGCACCTACATGGGTTCCCGCAACTGGCGGACGGTTTCTTGGGACACCACCGACCCCGACCTCAAACCGGTTTCCCAGAGCGAACTGTCCTTCGGCGCCGACAAGAAGATCACGGAAGAGATCTCCTTCAGCGCCCGGTTGGTTTACAAGCATCTGATCCGGACGATCGAGGACGTGGGCGTGCTGCTGCAGGATGCCCAGGGCAACTACAGCGAAGAGTACTACATCGCCAACCCCGGCGAAGGCTGGACGAAGCCCGTGTCCCAAGGCGGCCGTTTCTCCGACGAGTTCTGGCCCGCCCCCAAGGCCAAGCGCGAGTACTACGGCGTCAACCTGGCCCTCGAAAAACGGTTCAGCAACAACTGGCAGGGCGGCATCAACTACACTTGGAGCCGCATGGTCGGTAACTGCGGCGGTCTGTCGTCTTCCGACGAAGCCGGCCGTAACTCCCCGAACGTCGAGCGTTATTGGGATCTCTATTTCGAACGCTACGACATTCACGGCAATCCCCTGGACGGCGTTCTGCCCTCCGACCGCACGCACTACATCAAGGCCTACGCGTCCTACGCGTTCCCCTTCGGCCTGACGGTCGGTGTGGTCGGCTACGGCCGTTCCGGCCTGCCGAAGACCACCTCCTTGTCCTTCAACGACATGCAGATCTTCCCCGACGGATACTTCGACACCGGCACTCGGACCCCGTTTACCGCGTGGGCCGATCTGTACGTCGAGTACAACCTCCGGATCGCCAAGAAGTACTCGGTCAACCTGAACGCCACGATCAGCAACTTTACCAACACCTCGACGATTCAGGGCTACTCCATGCAGGCCAACTACAACATGTTGCGCCTGACGGATGCCGAGTTGCTCGGTCAGAAGGCCAACTACAAAGACTGGCGGACCTGGATGGCGGAAAAGATCACGATCAACCGGGACAACCCCGTGTTCGGCTGGTGGAACAGCCGGTACGGCTCGTGGTCCTGGCGGATGGGCGCCCGCATTTCCTTCTGAGGAATAGCGGCGCTTAGCGAAGTCATGTACCCGGCCCCCTTCGGGGGGCCGGGTTTTTTTTTGTGTGGATGAGGTCCCCACGCGAAACGCTCGCAATGACGGATTGATGCCGAGCATCTTCTTTGCCACGTCGCTTCGCTTCTCGCAATGACGGTTTGATCCAAAGCGGTTTTTTTGCCGCGCTCCCTTTGGTCGCTCGCAACGACAATTATTTCATCGTCGTCCCGAGCCCTCGCCTCCGGCGAGGGCGTGGGGACCTCGAGAGGTTGCCGCGTCCGACGCTGCGTCGTCCTCGCAATGACGGATAAGTATTTCTGGTTTTGTTTCGTATAATAAGAGAAACGCAATTATAATTTGACCCCAATGCGACCGAAACGCGACTTCGTTGTAACTACAATAAAGCCATATGGCTTATGTATTATTCTTCTCTCCTTTCTTTTCTCGACCGGGCTCTTCGCTGGGCCGCAAACGGTTGCCTCCCTCGTCCGCGACGCCCTGGACAGCTTCGATTTAATGGACTACGAGATGGGCTTGCGGTTGGCCAATCGAGCCTT containing:
- a CDS encoding phosphoribosylaminoimidazolesuccinocarboxamide synthase, which codes for MTQDFADIDLPGLPLFKKGKVRNVYEVGENLLIVATDRISAFDYVLPSIIPFKGAVLTQLSAFWFDYTSLIVENHVVTADAAAFPAVLQPHRAVLDKRSMLVRKTKALPIECVVRGYLAGSGWKEYKKSGRVCGLKLPAGLRESDRLEEPIFTPSTKADQGHDENISFKEMERTVGSALAKKVRKTSLDLFQKASLHGLSKGIIIADTKFEFGLDGDDLILIDEIFTPDSSRFWPLASYEPGKGQPSLDKQFVRDYLETTGWDKQSEPPALPPAIIARTSEKYLEIFRLLTGKAEL
- a CDS encoding PHP domain-containing protein, coding for MKPGFVDFHIHSTFSSDGEFTTAQIVAMARAAGFVAVSFADHDTVAAYPEAIALGRAVAVEVIPGMEVTTTYEGREFHCLLPLLDWSHPAVARISAAVSDGRWIEARERVDHLRRLGLDLTWEEVAAAVGATPPLGVKIAQVLLDKPESRRDPRLAVYYDESGRPRAPKYFYIDYFMEGKPAFVPKRHIPLLDVLDQAPASGAVPVLSHPGAYFQNTTRADLAKLRARGLEGLEVFTSYHDQAQTRFYADAARDFGLVATAGSDFHGRVKPQVPFGLIRDGHYGMINELRTRRRADHAV
- a CDS encoding CvpA family protein, whose protein sequence is MPFNWLDIALAGIVLLAVVIGLVKGFVRELVGLIVIILGIVIAARFYGPVASFAAKFIKNPTAASFVGFLLVFLAVLIAGGFVAGMIAKATKGSLGFVNHILGGLIGCLEGVLVAGAVVFALLAFPVNKSALMGSKMAPLVYQVTKTVVQFIPQELKDQIKSAYENISAGGVDHGQKI
- a CDS encoding helix-turn-helix domain-containing protein, whose product is MDKKFKELNIHQKMELLIEDMVEKGVRFRDAEREFQKLYLEASLKKHDGNKSEMAKALGLHRNTLHNRAKSLKIKKF
- a CDS encoding co-chaperone GroES; translation: MKISPLYDRVLVKRIEEQEVRRSGIIIPDTAKEKPQQAEIIAAGKGKVNEDGKVVPLEVKKGDKVLIGKYSGTEVMIEGVEHLILREEEILAIVT
- the groL gene encoding chaperonin GroEL (60 kDa chaperone family; promotes refolding of misfolded polypeptides especially under stressful conditions; forms two stacked rings of heptamers to form a barrel-shaped 14mer; ends can be capped by GroES; misfolded proteins enter the barrel where they are refolded when GroES binds), translated to MAKQILLGDDARHHLLKGVNVLSNLVKATLGPRGKNVVIDKKFGSPTSTKDGVTVAKEVELKDHLENMGAQLVKEVASKTSDVAGDGTTTATVLAQIIYSEGLRYVTAGSNPTMIKKGIDKAVEIVVSDLKKLSREVSGEMIAQVGAISANNDASIGKIIAEAMAKVGKDGVITVEEAKGMETNLDIVEGMQFDRGYLSPYFITDPDRMECVLENPLILLHEKKISNLREFLPLLENVARMGKPLVVVAEEVEGEALATLVVNKIKGTFICAAVKAPGFGDRRKAMLEDIAILTGGKVITEDIGVKLENVGMDWLGEAKKVVIDKDNTTIVEGKGKGTDIQARIKQIRTQIDDTTSDYDREKLQERLAKMVGGVALIKVGAATETELKEKKARVEDAMHATKAAVEEGIVPGGGVALLRSQKSLEGLKLEGDMKIGADIIRRALEEPLRTIANNAGLEGSIVVEKVREQKQDVGFNALAERYEDMIKAGILDPTKVVRIALQNAASIAGLMLTTEGLITELPDDDKKGGGYPMPPGGGGDMY
- a CDS encoding LptF/LptG family permease, with the protein product MFPRSFDRYVLREVTTPFFVGLGVYSFALLMNQLLLYPELFIARGVPLGTTLRLLVDIIPGVLAFTVPMSVLMGVLAGLSRLSSDSEITAFKSLGVSHGRLLAPLLLFGLAGWAATSYLTLQAAPAANYRFQQTFAAALAQRAETQVAPRIFNEPIPGLTIFYRDTDPSGAWSDVFIASGESRMEPRITMARKGRLSVSPESRRAVLRLSDVVQHDVVLDEPDRYPMTLSGEVEEELDGEKLFGSYTAIKREREKTIGELRVSRREAEARLAEAIREGEALRAGVGRDADAKRAGNAMTRLAAAEDVRRHAVEIHKKFSLPFACWVFVFLGLPLGVSTRKGGRTSGFTLSIVIIFLYYVMITAGENLAIKGRVAPWLGMWGADIVFAVLGAWLFLTSSREIPFLAGRARRRRPAGTPGAAAGTAAVSAAPTARLRRSLPLLRTLDRYILRKYLFIAGLAFASLLAVSAIVTFFEQIDNLYEHSKPMGLLLSYVASRMPEFIHIGLPVLALTATLLTFGLLTKTNELTAMKACGVSVYRAVAPALAMSLLAGLLSFYLQERILPGSNRKAQEAWNELNDVPARTITVFNRRWVANKARDRFYHYQYFDPDKAAWSEIQMFDLDVERWTIKRRIFAKKAELRGGEIVLRDGWIREFRDAGQSSYDRFKEREIPLLDDKSLFFAETKAPAQMTYGELRDHVREIKGLGFDARRLQVDLAVKLAFPWVALVMTLLGLPFAFAMGKRGALVGIAASLGIAVVYWVMLGVFRSLGYVGILNAPLAGWGPNIVFGLLGGWLFLRVRT
- a CDS encoding bifunctional nuclease family protein; the protein is MKIRGLVLDPTSHMPIVLLEDESGGKVMPIWIGAFEANAIALIIENVPTPRPMTHDLLKAFLNRLDIEVDRVVVTEVRNSTYFASIHCRSGEEALVFDARPSDAIALALRTASPIFVDADVVEKSLAAQRDESSQGAEALLRWMEQLGPTELGKYKM